From one Methylovirgula sp. HY1 genomic stretch:
- a CDS encoding hydrogenase expression/formation protein — translation MKALEQIPVADAHDAETGMVVALLRELDLALQALVTAGTRHVIDLSALPLSPADQGALKTALGTGELHMDLEALGHSYIWETSFPGIWWVRHEGPDGRVLTEHIEVASVPEIVAAHASDLLVGKARLMATIERISSGRDT, via the coding sequence GTGAAGGCTCTTGAGCAGATCCCGGTAGCCGATGCGCACGACGCCGAAACGGGCATGGTTGTCGCACTGTTGCGCGAGTTGGATCTCGCCCTGCAGGCTTTGGTGACGGCGGGCACGCGACACGTCATCGATCTTTCCGCACTGCCTCTGAGCCCCGCCGACCAAGGCGCACTCAAAACGGCGTTGGGAACTGGCGAGTTGCACATGGATCTAGAGGCGCTCGGCCACTCGTATATTTGGGAAACATCGTTTCCCGGCATCTGGTGGGTACGCCATGAGGGGCCTGACGGGCGTGTGCTTACCGAGCATATCGAGGTAGCCAGCGTTCCCGAGATCGTAGCGGCTCACGCCTCCGATCTTTTGGTCGGCAAAGCGAGGCTCATGGCAACGATCGAGCGGATTTCCAGTGGGAGAGACACATGA